In Leptospira koniambonensis, a single genomic region encodes these proteins:
- a CDS encoding DedA family protein — translation MDLVNIPDLVNFFSRFGNEFSYLAVFSTLILCGFGLPIPEDISLVSGGVLAGLGYANEHVMFGVGMAGVLVGDGSVFLLGRVFGEKVLQIPFIAKFLTPERFSKVQEKFSQYGNWVVFMARFMPGLRMPIYLTAGTSDRISFFRFLFLDMFAAAISVPIWVYLGHYGAKNLDQLGNLVHQGQITVFALLGILVLALVLYFTIKKKRSGK, via the coding sequence ATGGATCTAGTTAATATCCCGGATTTAGTCAATTTTTTCTCCCGCTTTGGGAATGAGTTTTCTTACTTAGCAGTTTTCTCCACTCTGATCTTATGCGGTTTCGGTCTTCCTATTCCTGAGGACATCTCTCTGGTTTCCGGAGGAGTTTTGGCTGGTTTAGGATACGCAAATGAACATGTAATGTTCGGCGTAGGAATGGCAGGAGTTCTTGTAGGAGACGGTTCTGTATTTTTACTCGGAAGAGTTTTCGGGGAGAAAGTATTACAAATTCCTTTCATCGCCAAGTTTTTAACCCCAGAAAGATTTTCTAAAGTACAGGAGAAGTTTTCCCAATACGGAAACTGGGTAGTATTCATGGCGAGGTTTATGCCTGGCTTAAGAATGCCAATTTATCTAACGGCTGGTACCTCGGACCGTATTTCTTTCTTTAGATTTTTGTTTTTGGATATGTTTGCCGCCGCGATTTCTGTTCCGATCTGGGTCTATCTTGGACATTATGGTGCAAAAAATTTAGATCAGCTAGGCAACTTAGTCCACCAAGGTCAAATTACAGTCTTTGCATTATTAGGAATTCTTGTATTAGCGCTGGTTCTATATTTCACGATCAAAAAGAAACGTTCCGGGAAATAA
- a CDS encoding deoxyguanosinetriphosphate triphosphohydrolase — protein MQKDRNQIIHAENSLLAGYAVLQDETGGREYKEEEHPYRIPFQRDRDRVVHSSAFKRLQYKTQVFVYSVGENYRNRLTHTLEVAGISRTIASALGLNSLLAETIALAHDLGHTPFGHAGQDMLSDLMGEFGGFEHNKQSVRIVTILETRYPEFPGLNLSKETLKGMMKHGAEYGGSNLGKERKEEGPSLEAQCADVADEIAYTSHDIDDGLEMGYLKAEDLNSLSLWSETSEMVKGKFPKLDGKVFVRTIIRELTNSMVSNMIRTIESRISDWKISDRDDLNTAYQEGKRIATYEPSYGEKVRELKSFLYKTLYRHPSVVVTSDRGRDIIETLFFHFRKQPDSIPETYKRRIEKEGLERCVCDYVAGMTDRYAEEMSSTLGK, from the coding sequence GTGCAAAAAGACAGAAACCAAATCATCCATGCCGAAAATTCTCTACTAGCTGGTTATGCAGTTTTACAAGACGAAACTGGAGGAAGAGAATACAAAGAAGAAGAACACCCGTACCGTATCCCGTTCCAAAGGGATAGAGATAGGGTGGTTCACTCTAGCGCATTCAAGAGATTACAATATAAGACCCAAGTTTTTGTATATTCCGTTGGGGAAAATTATCGTAATCGTCTCACTCATACTCTAGAAGTTGCAGGAATTTCTAGAACAATTGCTTCTGCACTCGGACTCAACTCTTTACTCGCAGAAACGATCGCACTTGCTCATGATCTGGGCCATACACCTTTTGGACATGCAGGACAAGATATGCTTTCTGATCTAATGGGAGAATTTGGTGGATTCGAACATAATAAACAATCAGTTAGAATTGTTACGATACTTGAAACACGTTACCCGGAATTTCCAGGATTAAATCTTTCAAAAGAAACCTTAAAAGGAATGATGAAACATGGGGCAGAATACGGAGGCTCCAATTTAGGAAAGGAAAGAAAAGAAGAGGGTCCAAGCTTAGAAGCTCAATGTGCGGACGTAGCAGACGAGATCGCATACACAAGTCATGATATAGATGATGGTTTGGAAATGGGTTACCTAAAAGCAGAAGATCTGAACTCACTTTCTCTTTGGTCAGAAACTTCTGAAATGGTTAAGGGTAAGTTCCCAAAACTGGACGGAAAAGTTTTTGTTCGTACAATCATTAGAGAACTCACAAATAGTATGGTCTCTAATATGATTAGAACGATTGAATCTAGGATCTCCGACTGGAAAATTTCAGACAGAGATGATTTGAATACTGCCTACCAAGAAGGAAAAAGGATTGCAACCTATGAGCCATCTTATGGGGAAAAGGTCAGAGAATTAAAATCTTTTCTATACAAAACTCTATATAGACATCCTTCCGTAGTTGTCACAAGTGATAGAGGAAGAGATATTATAGAAACATTATTCTTTCATTTTAGAAAACAGCCTGATTCTATTCCTGAAACTTATAAAAGAAGAATTGAAAAAGAAGGTTTAGAAAGATGTGTGTGCGATTATGTGGCCGGTATGACCGATCGATATGCTGAAGAAATGTCATCTACGCTAGGAAAATAA
- a CDS encoding cysteine desulfurase family protein codes for MKRIKYFDYNATHPPIPGLLTKILEEYEEDFFNPSGPTRFSLARQGKIEESRKVLAKLTGKDPKGFIFTSSGTEADYSLIYFAKQFVKTIAYLSPFEHAAMYSSFRSLGIPYKVLSADKSGLVSVSELESYLKNEPGPVFVLHAGNETGVIQPIQELAEVSAKYGMPFYSDLIQSFSKIPVPFSILNGFTFSGHKIGGGLGSSVVWFDPKHLPEGGVFQGGNQENGHRAGTENSPSILALAEAAKIQFAEMENKNERLEYYRNKIESKLKSLDAEIVAENSPRLFSTTFALLPLDDLDFFMMGLEEKGFAVSTGSSCKSRSREAAPSLLAMGYSNDEALRAIRISTGLYTTEEEVDSLLIALEETILSIR; via the coding sequence ATGAAAAGAATTAAATACTTCGATTATAATGCGACCCATCCTCCTATTCCAGGTTTATTAACTAAAATCTTAGAAGAATATGAGGAAGATTTTTTTAATCCTTCAGGGCCTACCCGTTTTTCTTTAGCAAGACAAGGTAAAATTGAAGAATCTAGAAAAGTATTAGCGAAACTTACAGGAAAAGATCCAAAAGGATTTATATTTACATCGTCTGGAACAGAAGCGGATTATTCTCTTATATACTTTGCAAAACAATTTGTTAAAACCATAGCCTATCTATCTCCTTTTGAACATGCTGCCATGTATTCTTCTTTTAGAAGTTTAGGAATTCCTTATAAAGTTTTAAGTGCAGATAAATCAGGACTTGTTTCTGTTTCAGAATTAGAATCTTATCTGAAAAATGAACCTGGTCCTGTGTTTGTATTACATGCTGGCAATGAAACTGGAGTGATCCAACCTATCCAGGAACTGGCAGAAGTTTCTGCTAAATATGGAATGCCATTTTATTCGGATCTTATTCAATCATTCTCCAAAATTCCTGTGCCATTTTCTATTCTGAACGGATTTACATTTTCTGGCCATAAGATCGGAGGAGGATTAGGATCTTCTGTAGTATGGTTCGATCCAAAACATTTACCAGAAGGTGGAGTGTTCCAAGGCGGAAATCAAGAGAACGGGCATAGAGCTGGAACAGAAAATTCTCCTTCTATTCTAGCCTTGGCAGAAGCAGCAAAAATCCAATTTGCGGAAATGGAGAATAAAAACGAACGTCTGGAATATTATAGAAATAAGATAGAATCTAAACTCAAAAGTTTAGATGCGGAAATAGTTGCGGAGAATTCCCCAAGACTATTCTCCACAACATTTGCATTACTTCCTTTGGACGACTTGGACTTCTTTATGATGGGATTGGAAGAGAAAGGATTTGCAGTTTCTACTGGATCCTCTTGCAAATCTAGATCCAGAGAAGCAGCTCCTTCCTTACTCGCTATGGGCTACTCTAATGACGAGGCTCTCAGAGCGATCAGAATCTCCACAGGCTTATATACAACGGAAGAAGAAGTAGATTCCCTCCTGATTGCTTTGGAAGAAACCATTCTTTCGATTCGATAA
- a CDS encoding tetratricopeptide repeat protein has product MKHASIIPILLVSVLDAGILFASPRNTDSVFVCRDTDSSGRARAVWPAYYYSLGLESLNKARNSEGRERTEEIIEAVRNFQDYIRCSESVGSPVSAVFRWNKALAHYYLGQWKDAVSELDLAEKSDPNFRESYILKGTILLNSGEYEKAATYLESHLSKFSEDPDFYYLLSSAELALKNDAKSVLYLSSLRDLIKQKDANPKYPEFVYLSLGKTYFALGQNTKALFYISGYLEMRPENWEIRFLLAKILDQLGKFSQAKKQLQRILQEIQGNSSVELMLGEMYFIESRSMAAGYFEDLKKKGKLNKDGVLFGLYSVLNSKYSDARRILFPLKEKFPKRLSIRLGVLEIQKRDANIDKKEYIKELIEVASIALQSQLTTLAETLLLESIKITEQEKLDPRILAEQYDFLAGVYEQSGSVFRSIISVRKAIQYTSSPEDSKKYELHLAFLLRGNPPGKVQESEEIIQNILKNDPNNHYAYYLLGIVLFQSEKLEASRGAFEQAIRLEPKSSVYYFYRASTLEKLGRLPEMEADLRKSMELDPENPIAYNYLGYHYSEKGIRLDEALDLIRKAVELAPDNEAYQDSLGWIYYKKGRVDEALLHLNLAFQILQDKNEFDPTICEHLGDVHHERREFADARRFWEKSETLFQKKEDKVRIREKLERLRTNPVSNKS; this is encoded by the coding sequence ATGAAACACGCAAGCATTATTCCGATCCTTCTGGTATCCGTCCTGGATGCTGGCATATTATTTGCTTCTCCCCGAAATACCGACTCTGTTTTTGTATGTAGGGACACTGATTCTTCCGGGAGGGCGAGAGCCGTTTGGCCGGCCTATTATTATTCTCTTGGCTTAGAGAGTTTGAATAAGGCCAGAAATTCTGAAGGAAGAGAAAGAACTGAAGAGATCATAGAAGCAGTCCGAAATTTCCAAGATTATATTCGCTGTTCTGAATCTGTAGGATCTCCTGTATCTGCAGTGTTTCGTTGGAACAAGGCATTAGCTCATTATTATTTGGGACAATGGAAGGACGCAGTTTCAGAACTGGATCTAGCCGAAAAGTCAGATCCTAATTTTAGAGAATCCTATATTCTAAAAGGAACCATTCTTTTAAATAGTGGAGAATATGAAAAGGCTGCTACTTATTTGGAATCTCATCTGAGTAAATTTTCAGAAGATCCAGATTTCTATTATTTATTAAGTTCTGCTGAGCTCGCTTTAAAGAATGATGCAAAATCTGTTCTGTATTTGAGTTCTCTTAGAGATCTTATCAAACAAAAAGATGCCAATCCTAAATATCCTGAATTCGTATATTTATCTTTAGGAAAAACTTACTTTGCATTAGGTCAAAATACAAAAGCGCTCTTTTATATTTCGGGTTATCTGGAGATGAGACCTGAAAACTGGGAGATCCGATTTCTTCTCGCAAAAATTTTAGACCAACTAGGTAAATTCTCCCAGGCAAAAAAACAATTACAAAGAATCCTACAAGAGATCCAAGGAAATTCCTCTGTGGAATTGATGCTTGGAGAGATGTACTTTATAGAAAGTAGATCTATGGCAGCAGGTTATTTTGAGGATCTGAAGAAAAAAGGAAAATTGAATAAGGACGGAGTTCTATTTGGGCTTTATTCTGTTCTAAATTCAAAATATTCAGATGCGAGGCGTATTCTTTTCCCTTTAAAGGAAAAATTTCCTAAGAGACTTTCCATTCGCCTTGGGGTTTTAGAGATCCAAAAAAGAGATGCTAATATTGATAAAAAAGAATATATCAAAGAATTGATTGAAGTAGCTTCTATTGCACTCCAATCCCAACTGACCACACTTGCAGAAACATTATTACTCGAATCTATAAAGATCACTGAACAAGAAAAATTAGATCCAAGAATTCTCGCAGAACAATATGATTTTTTAGCGGGAGTATACGAACAATCAGGTTCAGTATTTAGATCCATCATTTCTGTTCGTAAGGCAATCCAATACACTTCTTCTCCAGAAGATTCTAAAAAATATGAATTACATTTGGCATTTTTGCTTCGGGGAAATCCTCCAGGAAAAGTCCAAGAGTCAGAAGAGATCATACAGAACATTCTCAAAAATGATCCGAATAATCATTATGCGTATTATCTTTTAGGAATTGTTCTCTTCCAATCTGAAAAACTAGAGGCAAGCAGGGGAGCATTCGAACAAGCAATTCGATTGGAGCCAAAATCTTCCGTGTATTATTTTTACAGGGCTTCTACTTTAGAAAAACTAGGAAGGCTTCCTGAGATGGAAGCGGATCTTCGTAAGTCTATGGAATTAGATCCTGAAAATCCAATCGCATATAATTATTTAGGTTATCATTATTCCGAAAAAGGAATTCGTTTGGATGAGGCTTTAGATCTAATCCGAAAAGCAGTGGAACTTGCTCCCGATAATGAAGCATACCAAGATAGTTTGGGTTGGATCTATTATAAAAAGGGAAGAGTAGACGAGGCTTTATTACATTTGAATCTTGCCTTCCAAATTTTACAGGATAAAAACGAATTTGATCCTACTATCTGTGAACATTTAGGTGATGTTCATCACGAAAGAAGAGAATTTGCAGATGCCAGAAGATTCTGGGAAAAATCGGAAACTCTTTTTCAAAAGAAGGAAGACAAAGTTCGAATTCGAGAAAAATTGGAGAGGTTAAGAACGAATCCGGTCTCAAATAAATCTTAA
- a CDS encoding enoyl-CoA hydratase/isomerase family protein — translation MLDVEKNGHILELYIKTNETNSLGREFFRKFRDVLEQAENDRSVKSILLSGRNDKFFSNGFDPDIFVGKNLEEIKEVLREALGACGRVLFSPKPVVCAMNGHSMGVGAVIAIFSDYRILVEKKGRLGFPESLIGINFPSTAGTVLKDLVGMKTARDLLYSGRGLKADEAVQVGLVEESATPEEVITKARKWCSQFQDMAMESVVGVKIALRDSQRLLADTLEKRDVDLLAQAIASSNGQEGMKSIQERRRPVFT, via the coding sequence ATGTTAGACGTAGAAAAAAACGGTCATATTTTAGAACTTTATATCAAAACAAACGAGACCAATTCTTTAGGAAGAGAGTTTTTCCGCAAATTTAGAGATGTGCTTGAGCAGGCGGAAAACGATAGATCCGTAAAATCTATCCTTCTTTCAGGCAGAAACGATAAGTTTTTTTCAAATGGATTTGATCCTGATATCTTCGTAGGTAAAAACCTGGAAGAAATTAAAGAAGTTTTAAGAGAGGCACTCGGTGCCTGCGGAAGAGTTTTGTTCTCTCCTAAACCAGTAGTTTGTGCAATGAATGGTCACTCTATGGGAGTGGGGGCAGTCATCGCTATATTCTCCGATTACAGAATTCTCGTAGAGAAAAAAGGAAGATTGGGTTTTCCTGAGTCGCTAATCGGTATCAATTTCCCATCCACTGCAGGAACAGTTCTGAAAGATCTAGTCGGAATGAAAACAGCAAGAGATCTTTTGTATAGTGGAAGAGGTTTAAAAGCAGACGAGGCTGTTCAAGTAGGACTAGTCGAAGAATCTGCTACTCCTGAAGAAGTTATCACTAAAGCCAGAAAATGGTGCTCTCAATTCCAAGATATGGCAATGGAATCAGTAGTAGGAGTTAAAATTGCTCTTAGAGATTCTCAACGTTTGCTTGCTGACACATTAGAGAAAAGAGATGTGGATCTTCTTGCGCAAGCAATCGCTTCCTCCAATGGACAGGAAGGAATGAAGTCCATCCAGGAAAGAAGACGCCCAGTCTTTACCTGA
- a CDS encoding FAD-binding oxidoreductase, with amino-acid sequence MFYHELNSKIDYSRSNLRWNAWGANDQDFGRKAQMPEILKLLQREFKLDSIRETPAVALDEIKLPNAKLSPNDIKNLSSIVGKNNFKNDRYERIFHSAGRSYYDVLRLHFNSLKAFVDGVVYPKKDSEIIKILEYCSKNKITVIPFGGGSSVVGGVEVIKGKGQKAVLSLDMTEMTELVSFDPISMTATFQAGIYGPKLEYGLNLKGYTLGHFPQSFEYSTLGGWVAARSAGQQSNRYGKIEEILSSVKLISPKGTVETLRAPAASIGPDWNQIIAGSEGLLGIISEVTIKIHKIPETRKYFGLVFPNLLSSINFIRKANQEEIKTSMLRLSDANETRLYEYLGELGKKNTLGRKFKKFLQNSFLKSVGIGENKCVVLVGLDGSRQEVDRSFEGLKKLWKKGGAIFAGEKLGQNWIHSRYNMPFLRNHVMQYGMGVDTMETSSTYDKLEDLHKAGIESLQNSIPGSIAMCHLSHSYHEGACLYYTILFPMDAKKPEEQWFKMKRSVSDTFTSFKAPISHHHGVGFDHKKWYESSLGKPGVEALNGLKKVLDQKEILNPGKLFHS; translated from the coding sequence ATGTTCTACCACGAACTCAATTCCAAAATCGACTATTCCAGATCCAATCTTAGATGGAATGCCTGGGGTGCAAATGACCAGGACTTTGGTAGAAAGGCCCAGATGCCTGAGATACTCAAACTTCTCCAAAGAGAATTCAAATTAGATTCAATCCGCGAAACTCCCGCAGTTGCTCTTGACGAGATCAAACTACCAAATGCAAAACTAAGCCCTAATGATATTAAAAATCTAAGCTCTATCGTTGGTAAAAATAATTTCAAAAACGATAGATACGAGAGAATTTTCCATTCCGCAGGCAGAAGTTACTACGACGTTCTAAGACTTCATTTCAATAGTTTAAAAGCATTTGTAGATGGAGTTGTTTATCCGAAAAAAGATTCAGAGATCATTAAAATTTTAGAATATTGTTCTAAAAACAAGATTACTGTCATTCCTTTCGGAGGAGGATCTTCCGTAGTGGGTGGTGTAGAAGTAATCAAAGGTAAAGGACAAAAAGCAGTTCTTTCTTTGGATATGACAGAGATGACTGAGCTCGTATCCTTTGATCCGATCAGTATGACTGCAACTTTCCAAGCAGGGATTTATGGGCCTAAATTAGAATATGGCCTCAATTTAAAGGGCTACACCTTAGGACATTTTCCTCAATCTTTCGAATATTCCACCTTAGGCGGATGGGTCGCTGCAAGAAGCGCGGGACAACAATCCAATCGTTACGGAAAGATAGAAGAAATATTAAGTTCAGTAAAATTGATCAGCCCGAAAGGAACAGTAGAAACTTTAAGAGCGCCAGCTGCTTCTATAGGACCAGATTGGAATCAGATCATCGCAGGTAGCGAAGGTCTTTTAGGAATTATTTCAGAAGTTACTATTAAGATACACAAAATCCCAGAAACTAGAAAATATTTCGGACTAGTATTTCCAAATCTACTTTCTTCTATCAATTTTATCAGAAAAGCAAATCAGGAAGAGATCAAAACTTCTATGCTTAGGCTGTCTGATGCAAATGAAACAAGACTCTATGAGTATTTAGGTGAATTAGGAAAGAAGAATACATTAGGTCGGAAATTCAAAAAATTCCTGCAGAATTCTTTTCTAAAATCAGTAGGTATCGGAGAAAATAAATGTGTAGTCTTAGTGGGATTAGACGGATCTAGACAAGAAGTAGATCGTTCCTTCGAAGGTCTTAAAAAACTTTGGAAAAAAGGCGGAGCGATCTTCGCTGGCGAAAAGTTAGGACAAAATTGGATCCATAGCAGGTATAATATGCCTTTCTTGCGAAACCATGTAATGCAGTATGGAATGGGAGTGGATACTATGGAAACTTCTAGCACGTATGATAAGCTAGAAGATCTTCATAAAGCTGGAATTGAGTCCTTACAAAATTCTATCCCTGGTTCCATTGCTATGTGCCATTTATCTCATAGTTATCATGAGGGAGCTTGTTTGTATTATACGATCTTATTCCCTATGGATGCTAAAAAACCAGAAGAACAATGGTTTAAGATGAAAAGATCCGTTTCGGATACATTCACTTCTTTTAAAGCTCCGATCAGCCATCACCATGGAGTCGGTTTCGATCATAAAAAATGGTATGAATCTAGTTTAGGTAAACCTGGAGTAGAAGCTCTAAACGGACTTAAGAAAGTATTGGATCAAAAAGAAATTTTGAATCCAGGAAAATTATTCCATTCTTAA
- a CDS encoding SpoIIE family protein phosphatase — protein sequence MSYTSSRAGSFQNKWNSILGFFKKDPDRDVYEKEYIEDLKRQTRSIQYPGAVLAMFVWLGFAFGTDQKLHPEFPELFYFRIGFSLVGVLSLIFLLMDTLFKIPTRRYSLEMAYAFIAYLLLCTSFFTGRIADDPNYVSGLQIALITIVFVPLPKNSYFVFLILSAISFITSALIYSPNLSTPQAAYSLQNLGIAFLLTLVFSIILERYRFVSFVSRFKIQESNREISEKMQQIQALKEKQDGDYFLTALLLSPLIKLDNSENSAVKVEFLLDQYKKFSFKEKDYELGGDFLSAYIVKIQDRDYTAFINGDAMGKSIQGAGGALVLGSVFNSIISRTRLSPEIQSKSPERWLKEAFIDLQNVFETFDGFMLISAVLGIVEHSTGAMYYINAEHPWPVLYRDGKAMFLGAESNIRKLGISEMFGTKIQVQTFRMLPGDTIFCGSDGRDDLVLEEDFSGKRVMNEDETIFLASVEESGGVLKTIRRSLISRGKLSDDLSILSISYNPSRNPYMEDKKSITEAESAFQKGNTKDAIRILEEGLKKSGTVGERYFPQVAKLLSRWYDKISEFKKAAEWAEKSLAWDPSETEILFYSSILWKKAYTQKKDSEYLKSAAELGEKLRVRSPNHLKNLINLSDIYRLLGNSFRAKKLIDEASVLSPDDPKIAELRKRL from the coding sequence ATGTCATACACTTCCTCCCGGGCAGGTAGTTTTCAAAACAAATGGAATTCTATTCTAGGTTTTTTTAAGAAGGACCCAGATAGAGATGTATATGAAAAAGAATACATCGAGGATCTGAAAAGACAGACTCGCTCAATCCAATATCCGGGCGCCGTGCTTGCTATGTTTGTGTGGCTTGGTTTCGCTTTTGGAACAGACCAAAAATTACATCCTGAATTTCCTGAACTTTTTTATTTCCGGATCGGATTCTCCTTAGTTGGTGTTCTTAGTTTAATCTTTCTTTTAATGGATACATTATTCAAGATCCCTACTCGCAGATATAGTTTGGAAATGGCGTATGCGTTCATCGCATATTTACTTCTTTGCACTTCTTTTTTTACAGGTAGAATTGCTGACGATCCAAATTACGTATCAGGTCTTCAAATCGCTCTTATCACAATTGTATTTGTTCCTCTTCCTAAAAATTCATATTTCGTATTTTTAATTCTGTCAGCGATTTCATTTATCACATCCGCTCTGATCTATTCTCCGAATTTAAGCACTCCTCAAGCTGCCTACTCTTTGCAAAATCTGGGAATCGCGTTCCTTCTCACTTTAGTTTTTTCTATAATTTTAGAAAGATATAGATTCGTAAGTTTTGTTAGTAGATTTAAGATCCAGGAAAGTAATAGAGAAATTTCTGAAAAGATGCAACAGATCCAAGCTTTGAAAGAAAAGCAGGATGGAGATTATTTCTTAACTGCACTTCTTCTTTCACCGCTAATCAAATTGGACAATTCCGAAAATTCAGCAGTAAAAGTGGAATTCTTACTGGATCAGTACAAAAAATTCTCTTTCAAAGAAAAAGATTACGAACTTGGTGGAGACTTCTTAAGCGCTTATATAGTAAAAATCCAAGACAGAGATTATACTGCATTCATCAACGGAGATGCGATGGGAAAATCCATCCAGGGTGCAGGTGGCGCCTTGGTTTTAGGTTCTGTATTCAATTCTATCATTAGCCGCACTAGACTTTCTCCAGAGATACAATCCAAGTCTCCAGAACGTTGGTTGAAAGAAGCATTTATAGATCTTCAAAATGTATTCGAGACATTCGATGGATTCATGTTGATCTCTGCAGTTTTGGGAATAGTAGAACATTCAACCGGAGCAATGTATTATATCAATGCAGAACATCCTTGGCCGGTTCTGTATAGAGATGGAAAGGCGATGTTCCTGGGAGCAGAATCTAATATTCGTAAATTAGGGATTTCTGAGATGTTCGGTACCAAGATCCAAGTCCAAACATTTCGTATGCTTCCCGGAGATACGATCTTTTGCGGATCTGATGGAAGAGACGACCTTGTATTAGAAGAGGATTTTTCAGGCAAACGAGTTATGAACGAGGACGAAACAATCTTCCTCGCCTCAGTGGAAGAAAGTGGCGGAGTATTAAAAACGATCCGCAGGTCCCTCATTAGCAGAGGAAAACTTTCGGATGATTTGAGTATATTATCTATTTCTTATAATCCTTCCAGAAATCCATATATGGAAGACAAAAAATCCATTACGGAAGCTGAGTCTGCTTTCCAAAAAGGAAACACAAAGGACGCAATAAGGATATTGGAAGAAGGTTTAAAAAAATCAGGTACAGTTGGAGAACGTTATTTCCCTCAAGTAGCCAAACTTCTATCCAGATGGTACGATAAAATATCCGAATTCAAAAAAGCGGCAGAATGGGCCGAAAAGTCTTTGGCCTGGGATCCTTCTGAAACTGAAATTTTATTTTATTCTTCTATCCTTTGGAAGAAGGCTTATACTCAAAAAAAAGACTCTGAATATTTAAAATCGGCGGCTGAGCTTGGAGAGAAATTAAGAGTACGTTCTCCAAATCATTTGAAAAACTTGATCAACCTGTCGGATATTTATAGGTTACTTGGCAATTCTTTCAGAGCCAAAAAGCTAATCGATGAAGCTTCCGTTCTTTCACCCGATGATCCAAAGATCGCAGAGTTAAGAAAACGTCTATAG